The segment GGCCTATTATCCATTTTTACTCTTAATGGTCATAAAGGTCACATGCCTGCAGCATTTGCTGAGAGTATGCATGCAATAGTTAATCTGATTATCATGTAGTACCACCAAACTGAACTTCTTCACGTAGCTTTCTAATAATACAAACATTATAGGAAGGAATGATTCGTTGACTGTTCAATCTTGATTCAATCAAATGCTACAAGCTAACTGTTCTTGAATGATTCTTTCTGCTAAGTAAGAGATCATCATAAACGATGATTTCAATTCACACAAAAGTAGACTTAACAAACTAAAAGCGTCAAAGATCAACACTAAACATCCAATTCCACTCTTATCCAAATCGAGAAAGCAATCCAACTACACCATTATTTACAAAGATGATTATATCCAAGAAATGACCTACACACAAACCTCAGGTATGTACAAGAAAATCGAAAACAACATCATCAGCACCTGAATCAGACGCGGAGCCCATGCTTGCCGGAGAAGCAACCACGTTTAACGAACGCTCTCTTCCCAACTTTCCTCATCCTATCTCCCTTGCTCACGCTTCTTGGTGGTGCCACCTCATCATCATCAGGTTCGTCGCATTGATCCTCCTCCTCGCTGTAATCTCCGTACTTGATTCCAACAGAACAACCAGAAAGAACCACCGTCATCCCGCCGAGCAAACCACCACGGTGATCATCAGCGCCACCTTTGGCGTCGTCATCGGAAGGCTTCTCGTCGTGTTCATCAACGAAAGCTTTCATGAGcgtcggcggcggcggcggaatGAAGTTTCGGTTCGCcattgtctctctctctcgttcttGCGGTTTTGGATTGGAGACGCTTTGTTTCACCGAAGGAGGAGGTGGAAGTTAGCTTTTAATACTACTAGACGCAGCGAGGTGGAAGTTAGCTTTTATACTACTAGACGCAGCGTCTTATGTGACTTTATACTcgataatttttttctttaatgctctcttgtttttttaataatctccACAGTCCACAGTTATCGATAACTAATTTACTCAAAATTTGATacagtttatttaattttcagtgcGTTAAAAGGCTTTCTGAGAAGTTTATTCAGTAGTTTGAGTGTATGTTACTCGGTGAAGGTGAATTTATTCCAAGGTGGTGTTGTGTTATCATCAACGTAGGTAACATAAAAATGGGCTTACCGAAAAAGGAGAGGGAGAAATGGGCTTTTATGCGGCCCAAATATACAACGTGTTTCCAACTCTTATTATACAAACACGATCTTCCTCTTCCACTCATcagaaaatccaaaataaaaaaatatcagagAGAGGTCGCTGCAAAAATCCAAATCAAATCTCCCCAGATTTAAAGGAAGATGTCTACCTTCAGCGGCGATGAGACTGCTCCCTTCTTCGGCTTCCTCGGCGCTGCCGCCGCCCTCGTCTTCTCCTGTAAGCACCTGCTTCTTCTCTCTATTCGCATCCACGCTTTCTGGAAATCGAATCAGATTCAAATGGTTTATTAGATAATTTCTGAGATAGATGGTCGCGTTTCTGTCAGAGTTAACATGATCTCGAAGATTCTTGTTATATCGTTTGCCTAATTGATCAAATGATTATGTGTTTGTTGTTTCCCTGTTCGATCTGCATCGACATGATCATCTCTTCATACTGTATATAATTTAGTCACGTTCGTATATCTTATGATCAATGCTATAATGTATGTTCTAGAAGACTATGTAATGTGAAAGTTTTAAACGCCCTTTGTTTGCTTTCACTTAATTTTGGAAATTGGAACCCGTTTGGTGTATACATAGATTATATTTAGCCAAAATGTT is part of the Raphanus sativus cultivar WK10039 chromosome 5, ASM80110v3, whole genome shotgun sequence genome and harbors:
- the LOC108858793 gene encoding uncharacterized protein LOC108858793, with product MANRNFIPPPPPTLMKAFVDEHDEKPSDDDAKGGADDHRGGLLGGMTVVLSGCSVGIKYGDYSEEEDQCDEPDDDEVAPPRSVSKGDRMRKVGKRAFVKRGCFSGKHGLRV